A genomic segment from Labrus bergylta chromosome 3, fLabBer1.1, whole genome shotgun sequence encodes:
- the lins1 gene encoding protein Lines homolog 1 isoform X1 yields the protein MEHGVRSGQGPPLTQVYRCLLTGRCPDWTAAEVADVVCSAVCGPVPGGEDRERCHDNSVALSCMSVSLVDKIASCLTSRSVSPAVTSYCEEVLRLLLGDGDLMSQLVHLFQSKDLIVSHLAAKSVSTCVFYSLQTSGTICPVWRQTCVLAFHRSLPGTELDACLWSLTEVCKKLLKGAHQVIFGELLAAFDSALSSLCSKFLPEDGGTKCDRGTTLCLLLDLLEVLTASTWICGAAVCLKSQIITHSHSSALLETVSGSSEYFVKKRALLLLKRVVLQKAGEDWASGDLLLSGLKHEQLSSDMSRLAHNVLTAVAADWLETVQVESASFFGGTRAVRGEEDQKPDCVMLRAVSLLLLKSAELRIQSAAGTAGWSRATEVYGYLQSLWSFLRRCSVLLSALTHRCCWISVLFGEQDDDMMEAAKASLSIFLHHRRCSGLEDLAELDAACASGNNPHCIFLLLLQSVSFDHSILLDFLISTETCFLEFLVRYLKYLSADWPGFTAACGRIGCQRSLQQRSSPASCGGDVLEQKTKGEPGGLRLVQYGSSDESGPEDMEVCHDESRMPVCENSRLNVNHDVKQEMSGPPGPIRQKQYESSHSLSQANAALKSSSSSSVLHSEQTGPNMAALSGQVSTSERTVLCLSQLRVLLTRLHARKLFPYNPSSLIKLLAQVENKSQHPVPVQ from the exons atggagCACGGAGTGCGCAGCGGGCAGGGTCCCCCTCTCACACAGGTGTACAGGTGTCTCCTGACGGGCCGCTGCCCCGACTGGACCGCTGCGGAGGTGGCGGACGTCGTATGCTCCGCGGTGTGCGGACCGGTGCCCGGTGGTGAGGACAGAGAGcgttgtcatgacaacagcgTGGCGCTGTCCTGCATGAGCGTGAGTCTGGTGGACAAGATCGCCTCCTGCCTGACGTCACGGAGCGTCAGTCCTGCGGTGACGTCATACTGCGAGGAGGTCCTGAGGCTGCTGCTCGGAGACGGGGATCTCATGTCTCAGCTC GTGCATCTGTTCCAGTCCAAGGACCTGATCGTCTCACACCTGGCTGCTAAGAGTGTGTCAACGTGTGTTTTCTATTCTCTACAAACATCA GGAACCATCTGTCCGGTCTGGAGGCAGACGTGTGTATTGGCGTTTCACAGATCACTCCCCGGTACCGAGTTGGACGCCTGTCTGTGGTCACTGACTGAAGTCTGCAAAAAACTTCTTAAAGGAGCTCATCAAG tGATCTTTGGGGAGCTCCTTGCAGCTTTTGACTCGGCCCTGAGTTCTTTATGTTCAAAGTTTCTCCCTGAGGACGGAGGGACAAAGTGTGACCGGGGGACAACACTCTGCCTCCTGCTGGACCTGCTGGAGGTGCTGACTGCGTCCACTTGGATCTGCggagctgctgtgtgtctgaagAGTCAGATAATAACACACAGTCACTCCTCGGCTCTCCTGGAAACAGTCAGCGGCTCCTCAGAGTATTTTGTGAAGAAGCGAGCGTTGCTGCTCTTGAAGAGGGTCGTGCTGCAGAAGGCTGGAGAGGACTGGGCTTCAGGAGACTTGCTGCTCAGCGGGCTGAAACACGAGCAACTCAGCTCAGATATGAGCCGGCTTGCTCACAATGTGCTGACGGCAGTTGCTGCTGATTGGTTGGAGACTGTTCAAGTAGAATCTGCCTCTTTCTTTGGGGGAACCCGGGCGGTCCGAGGTGAAGAAGACCAAAAACCGGATTGTGTGATGCTGAGAGCTGTCAGTCTGCTGCTTCTCAAGTCAGCAGAACTTCGCATCCAATCAGCTGCTGGGACAG CAGGATGGAGCAGAGCCACAGAGGTGTATGGGTACCTGCAGAGTCTGTGGAGCTTCCTGAGGAGATGCAGCGTCCTGCTGAGTGCGCTCACTCACCGCTGCTGCTGGATCAGCGTGCTGTTTGGAGAGCAGGACGACGACATGATGGAGGCGGCCAAAGCTTCTCTCTCCATATTCCTTCATCACAG GCGGTGCTCTGGGTTGGAGGATTTGGCTGAGTTGGATGCAGCCTGTGCGTCTGGTAACAACCCTCACTGCATTTTCCTGCTTCTGCTCCAGAGCGTCTCCTTCGACCACAGCATCCTCCTCGACTTCCTCATCTCCACGGAAACCTGTTTCCTGGAGTTCCTTGTGCGGTACCTCAAGTACCTCTCAGCTGATTGGCCGGGCTTCACTGCAGCGTGTGGAAGAATCGGCTGTCAACGTTCCCTCCAGCAGCGGTCCTCACCTGCCTCATGTGGTGGGGATGTGTTGGAACAAAAGACTAAAGGTGAGCCGGGTGGGCTCCGTCTGGTACAGTATGGTAGTTCTGACGAGTCCGGTCCAGAGGACATGGAGGTTTGTCATGATGAATCGAGGATGCCGGTTTGTGAGAACAGTCGACTAAATGTCAATCATGATGTGAAACAGGAGATGAGTGGACCACCAGGACCGATCAGACAGAAACAATATGAGTCATCACACTCTCTGAGTCAAGCTAACGCTGCGTTGAAGagctcatcatcatcatcggtGCTACACAGTGAGCAAACGGGTCCAAACATGGCCGCTCTGTCAGGACAGGTGAGCACCTCAGAGAGAACagtcctctgtctgtctcagctCAGGGTGCTGCTGACCAGGCTGCATGCGAGGAAACTCTTCCCATACAACCCGTCCTCTCTTATAAAGCTCCTCGCACAAGTGGAGAACAAATCTCAGCATCCTGTCCCAGTTCAATAA
- the lins1 gene encoding protein Lines homolog 1 isoform X2: MEHGVRSGQGPPLTQVYRCLLTGRCPDWTAAEVADVVCSAVCGPVPGGEDRERCHDNSVALSCMSVSLVDKIASCLTSRSVSPAVTSYCEEVLRLLLGDGDLMSQLVHLFQSKDLIVSHLAAKSVSTCVFYSLQTSGTICPVWRQTCVLAFHRSLPGTELDACLWSLTEVCKKLLKGAHQVIFGELLAAFDSALSSLCSKFLPEDGGTKCDRGTTLCLLLDLLEVLTASTWICGAAVCLKSQIITHSHSSALLETVSGSSEYFVKKRALLLLKRVVLQKAGEDWASGDLLLSGLKHEQLSSDMSRLAHNVLTAVAADWLETVQVESASFFGGTRAVRGEEDQKPDCVMLRAVSLLLLKSAELRIQSAAGTGWSRATEVYGYLQSLWSFLRRCSVLLSALTHRCCWISVLFGEQDDDMMEAAKASLSIFLHHRRCSGLEDLAELDAACASGNNPHCIFLLLLQSVSFDHSILLDFLISTETCFLEFLVRYLKYLSADWPGFTAACGRIGCQRSLQQRSSPASCGGDVLEQKTKGEPGGLRLVQYGSSDESGPEDMEVCHDESRMPVCENSRLNVNHDVKQEMSGPPGPIRQKQYESSHSLSQANAALKSSSSSSVLHSEQTGPNMAALSGQVSTSERTVLCLSQLRVLLTRLHARKLFPYNPSSLIKLLAQVENKSQHPVPVQ, encoded by the exons atggagCACGGAGTGCGCAGCGGGCAGGGTCCCCCTCTCACACAGGTGTACAGGTGTCTCCTGACGGGCCGCTGCCCCGACTGGACCGCTGCGGAGGTGGCGGACGTCGTATGCTCCGCGGTGTGCGGACCGGTGCCCGGTGGTGAGGACAGAGAGcgttgtcatgacaacagcgTGGCGCTGTCCTGCATGAGCGTGAGTCTGGTGGACAAGATCGCCTCCTGCCTGACGTCACGGAGCGTCAGTCCTGCGGTGACGTCATACTGCGAGGAGGTCCTGAGGCTGCTGCTCGGAGACGGGGATCTCATGTCTCAGCTC GTGCATCTGTTCCAGTCCAAGGACCTGATCGTCTCACACCTGGCTGCTAAGAGTGTGTCAACGTGTGTTTTCTATTCTCTACAAACATCA GGAACCATCTGTCCGGTCTGGAGGCAGACGTGTGTATTGGCGTTTCACAGATCACTCCCCGGTACCGAGTTGGACGCCTGTCTGTGGTCACTGACTGAAGTCTGCAAAAAACTTCTTAAAGGAGCTCATCAAG tGATCTTTGGGGAGCTCCTTGCAGCTTTTGACTCGGCCCTGAGTTCTTTATGTTCAAAGTTTCTCCCTGAGGACGGAGGGACAAAGTGTGACCGGGGGACAACACTCTGCCTCCTGCTGGACCTGCTGGAGGTGCTGACTGCGTCCACTTGGATCTGCggagctgctgtgtgtctgaagAGTCAGATAATAACACACAGTCACTCCTCGGCTCTCCTGGAAACAGTCAGCGGCTCCTCAGAGTATTTTGTGAAGAAGCGAGCGTTGCTGCTCTTGAAGAGGGTCGTGCTGCAGAAGGCTGGAGAGGACTGGGCTTCAGGAGACTTGCTGCTCAGCGGGCTGAAACACGAGCAACTCAGCTCAGATATGAGCCGGCTTGCTCACAATGTGCTGACGGCAGTTGCTGCTGATTGGTTGGAGACTGTTCAAGTAGAATCTGCCTCTTTCTTTGGGGGAACCCGGGCGGTCCGAGGTGAAGAAGACCAAAAACCGGATTGTGTGATGCTGAGAGCTGTCAGTCTGCTGCTTCTCAAGTCAGCAGAACTTCGCATCCAATCAGCTGCTGGGACAG GATGGAGCAGAGCCACAGAGGTGTATGGGTACCTGCAGAGTCTGTGGAGCTTCCTGAGGAGATGCAGCGTCCTGCTGAGTGCGCTCACTCACCGCTGCTGCTGGATCAGCGTGCTGTTTGGAGAGCAGGACGACGACATGATGGAGGCGGCCAAAGCTTCTCTCTCCATATTCCTTCATCACAG GCGGTGCTCTGGGTTGGAGGATTTGGCTGAGTTGGATGCAGCCTGTGCGTCTGGTAACAACCCTCACTGCATTTTCCTGCTTCTGCTCCAGAGCGTCTCCTTCGACCACAGCATCCTCCTCGACTTCCTCATCTCCACGGAAACCTGTTTCCTGGAGTTCCTTGTGCGGTACCTCAAGTACCTCTCAGCTGATTGGCCGGGCTTCACTGCAGCGTGTGGAAGAATCGGCTGTCAACGTTCCCTCCAGCAGCGGTCCTCACCTGCCTCATGTGGTGGGGATGTGTTGGAACAAAAGACTAAAGGTGAGCCGGGTGGGCTCCGTCTGGTACAGTATGGTAGTTCTGACGAGTCCGGTCCAGAGGACATGGAGGTTTGTCATGATGAATCGAGGATGCCGGTTTGTGAGAACAGTCGACTAAATGTCAATCATGATGTGAAACAGGAGATGAGTGGACCACCAGGACCGATCAGACAGAAACAATATGAGTCATCACACTCTCTGAGTCAAGCTAACGCTGCGTTGAAGagctcatcatcatcatcggtGCTACACAGTGAGCAAACGGGTCCAAACATGGCCGCTCTGTCAGGACAGGTGAGCACCTCAGAGAGAACagtcctctgtctgtctcagctCAGGGTGCTGCTGACCAGGCTGCATGCGAGGAAACTCTTCCCATACAACCCGTCCTCTCTTATAAAGCTCCTCGCACAAGTGGAGAACAAATCTCAGCATCCTGTCCCAGTTCAATAA